A single genomic interval of Spirosoma linguale DSM 74 harbors:
- a CDS encoding ribosomal protein L19 (TIGRFAM: ribosomal protein L19~PFAM: ribosomal protein L19~KEGG: sfu:Sfum_3044 50S ribosomal protein L19) yields MSELIKLVEADNAQRRTELPTFRAGDTVNVHVKIREGNKERIQVFTGTVIQRRNPSSAGETFTVRKVSNGVGVERIFPILSPNIDKIEVVRLGKVRRARLFYLRGRQGKAARVKERKPKAVVAA; encoded by the coding sequence ATGAGCGAGTTAATCAAATTAGTGGAGGCAGACAACGCGCAGCGTCGCACCGAGTTGCCCACATTCCGGGCGGGTGATACGGTGAACGTACACGTTAAAATCCGCGAAGGAAATAAGGAACGTATTCAGGTATTCACGGGAACGGTTATTCAACGCCGGAACCCAAGTTCCGCTGGCGAGACATTTACTGTCCGCAAAGTATCAAATGGCGTTGGCGTAGAGCGTATCTTCCCAATTCTGTCGCCTAACATCGACAAGATTGAGGTTGTTCGTTTGGGTAAAGTTCGCCGGGCACGGTTGTTCTACCTACGCGGTCGTCAGGGTAAAGCTGCTCGTGTTAAAGAGCGCAAGCCTAAAGCAGTTGTAGCCGCTTAA
- a CDS encoding putative signal transduction protein with CBS domains (PFAM: CBS domain containing protein~SMART: CBS domain containing protein~KEGG: abb:ABBFA_001516 CBS domain pair family protein), protein MNIRQILQGKRINALYSVSSDQTVLDGLKVMAEKNIGALLVVDNGELTGIFSERDYARKVILKDRHSDDTRIADVMTANVITIGPDQSLEEGMVIMSDRHIRHLPVVDKGELIGIISINDIVTAIIRDQKTRIDSLESYISGSPY, encoded by the coding sequence ATGAACATACGCCAAATACTTCAGGGAAAGCGCATTAACGCGCTTTATAGTGTCTCCTCAGACCAAACGGTGCTGGATGGACTAAAGGTCATGGCCGAAAAAAATATCGGCGCTTTACTCGTTGTTGATAACGGGGAACTGACAGGCATATTTTCAGAACGGGATTACGCCCGTAAGGTAATTTTGAAAGACAGACATTCTGACGATACACGCATCGCCGATGTTATGACCGCCAATGTGATCACCATCGGGCCGGACCAGTCACTGGAAGAGGGTATGGTGATCATGTCAGACCGGCATATTCGCCACCTGCCTGTTGTCGACAAAGGCGAATTAATCGGCATTATATCAATTAACGACATCGTTACAGCCATCATTCGCGATCAGAAGACGCGTATCGATTCGCTGGAAAGCTACATATCGGGAAGCCCATATTGA
- a CDS encoding exonuclease V subunit alpha (KEGG: pla:Plav_3509 exonuclease V subunit alpha) translates to MNETQTAAHLLAKRFPFKPTPGQEQFFEQIGQFISKEEVAHYRDCFLLRGYAGTGKTTLVGTLIKVLPRFGYKSVLLAPTGRAAKVMTNYAKKPAQTIHRKIYRQVADPGSGNLAFQRQKNYHEDTLFIVDEASMISDEADFGGKGLLTDLIDFVFEGPGNKLMLVGDTAQLPPVGRELSPALDRGFLASTFDMTVYEQELTEVMRQDEESGILYNATGLRMLLDGTSPTPKAVGFDALLDDNASTATAEIPPIQLNVRSFSDIYKMPLTKLEDGIRYAYDKYGRENTAIICRSNKSAVQYNQFVRRMIDQCEEELDAGDMLMIARNNYTILDEDSPAGFLANGEFAEVQKIRNKEEMHGFRFATVTLHLIDYEEQPDFDAKIMLDTLHTPVPSLTADQYKALYESVAKDYFYIKSKKERSEAIRRDPYLNALQVKFAYALTCHKAQGGQWSAVFVDQGFLPEGQVNDEFVRWLYTALTRATDEAFLMNFNSQFFG, encoded by the coding sequence ATGAACGAAACCCAAACGGCCGCCCATTTGCTGGCCAAACGTTTCCCTTTTAAGCCTACACCGGGTCAGGAACAGTTTTTCGAACAGATCGGCCAGTTTATCTCCAAGGAAGAAGTTGCCCATTATCGCGATTGTTTTTTGCTGCGCGGCTATGCCGGTACCGGCAAAACCACCCTCGTAGGTACCCTCATAAAAGTACTTCCCCGTTTTGGCTATAAATCGGTTCTGCTTGCTCCTACGGGCCGGGCAGCCAAAGTCATGACGAACTATGCCAAGAAACCAGCCCAGACCATCCACCGGAAAATATACAGACAGGTGGCTGACCCTGGCTCGGGAAATTTGGCTTTTCAGCGGCAGAAAAATTACCACGAAGACACCCTGTTTATTGTCGATGAGGCTTCGATGATTTCCGATGAAGCCGACTTTGGAGGGAAGGGGCTACTGACCGACCTGATTGATTTTGTCTTTGAAGGGCCGGGCAACAAGCTCATGCTGGTAGGCGATACAGCCCAGTTGCCCCCCGTTGGCCGGGAGTTGAGCCCCGCCCTCGACCGGGGTTTTCTGGCCAGTACCTTCGACATGACCGTGTACGAACAGGAACTGACCGAAGTCATGCGACAGGACGAAGAATCGGGAATCTTGTACAATGCGACGGGGTTAAGGATGCTGCTGGACGGCACCTCACCTACCCCCAAAGCCGTTGGTTTTGATGCTTTGCTCGATGACAACGCTTCGACCGCAACTGCTGAAATCCCGCCTATTCAACTTAACGTTCGCTCGTTCAGCGACATTTACAAAATGCCGTTGACCAAACTGGAAGACGGTATCCGGTATGCGTACGACAAATACGGACGGGAGAATACAGCCATCATCTGCCGCTCCAACAAGTCGGCAGTACAGTACAACCAGTTTGTTCGACGGATGATTGACCAGTGCGAGGAAGAACTCGACGCCGGGGATATGCTCATGATTGCCCGCAACAACTACACCATACTTGACGAGGATTCGCCGGCGGGTTTTCTGGCCAACGGTGAATTTGCGGAAGTGCAAAAAATCCGCAACAAGGAAGAAATGCACGGCTTTCGCTTCGCCACGGTCACGCTGCATCTGATTGACTACGAAGAGCAGCCCGATTTCGACGCCAAAATCATGCTCGACACGCTCCATACGCCGGTCCCTTCGCTAACGGCCGATCAGTACAAGGCACTTTACGAAAGTGTTGCCAAAGACTACTTTTACATTAAAAGCAAGAAAGAACGTTCAGAAGCGATACGTCGGGACCCGTACCTCAACGCATTACAGGTAAAATTTGCCTACGCACTCACCTGTCATAAAGCGCAGGGGGGGCAATGGAGTGCGGTTTTCGTTGATCAGGGATTTCTGCCGGAGGGTCAGGTGAACGATGAATTTGTTCGATGGCTGTACACAGCTTTAACCCGCGCCACCGACGAAGCCTTCCTGATGAATTTTAATTCGCAGTTTTTCGGATAA
- a CDS encoding conserved hypothetical protein (KEGG: abc:ACICU_00106 hypothetical protein), giving the protein MSLEWIMSACIGIGLAACCGFRVFVPLLVASLATKLGFINTMTGFEWLSGWPALLGLSVATLFELGAYYIPWLDNMLDTIATPTSIIAGTLLSTSFLQIDNPLLHWGLGLMLGGSTAGIIQAGTSLLRLGSTATTGGLANPVVATGENVASIGLSIFSILLPLVAAVVIFLVLIFIISRLVARRKIWFTRADKSPNLSR; this is encoded by the coding sequence ATGTCTCTTGAATGGATAATGAGTGCCTGCATTGGAATCGGCTTGGCGGCCTGTTGTGGCTTCCGGGTATTTGTGCCGCTTCTGGTTGCCAGTCTGGCCACTAAATTGGGATTTATCAATACGATGACCGGCTTCGAATGGCTCAGCGGCTGGCCCGCCCTTTTGGGACTAAGCGTAGCTACCCTCTTTGAGCTTGGAGCCTACTATATCCCCTGGCTCGATAACATGCTCGACACGATAGCGACTCCAACCTCCATCATTGCCGGAACCCTGTTGAGTACGTCTTTTCTTCAAATAGATAATCCGTTACTTCATTGGGGGCTTGGGTTGATGCTCGGCGGCAGTACGGCAGGAATCATTCAGGCGGGAACCAGTCTGCTCCGGCTTGGTTCCACGGCCACCACCGGCGGGCTTGCCAATCCAGTAGTGGCAACGGGCGAAAATGTGGCCTCCATAGGGCTCTCCATCTTCAGCATTTTATTACCATTAGTGGCAGCTGTCGTTATCTTCCTGGTGCTAATTTTTATTATCAGCCGACTGGTAGCCCGCCGAAAAATCTGGTTTACCCGCGCCGATAAGTCGCCGAATCTTAGCCGATAG
- a CDS encoding protein of unknown function UPF0187 (PFAM: protein of unknown function UPF0187~KEGG: mca:MCA3057 hypothetical protein): MIIYKNKGLLQSIWHFHTGPTAKALMGRLVVVAIYVTIVTVAEMHYTDLRLKDTPSSFLGAMGILLSLLLIFRTNTAYDRFYEGRQAWGVLVNNCRNLAIYFNAVLPEGDARSREFYAKAIANFPFALKNHLRDSNNTAELDIVEEGERRDLSHFDHKPAGVSNQLWVKTENLYREGHISESQHINLNQYLTTLMDVCGVCERIKSTPIPFSYMLFIKLFIMLYVTLLPFTVVTAFGYLTIPAVVLTSYILVGLEMIGEEIEEPFGLERNDLPLNQLSQLIRVNVHDILQIYLPHVEKQAAKPGFTIVT, translated from the coding sequence ATGATTATTTACAAGAATAAAGGATTACTGCAATCTATTTGGCATTTTCATACCGGCCCCACGGCTAAAGCACTGATGGGCCGGTTAGTAGTCGTTGCTATTTATGTAACCATCGTTACGGTTGCCGAAATGCACTACACAGACTTACGGCTGAAAGATACACCTTCTTCGTTTCTGGGTGCAATGGGTATTCTGCTCAGTCTGTTGCTTATTTTTCGGACCAACACCGCTTATGACCGGTTTTATGAAGGGCGTCAGGCGTGGGGCGTGCTGGTCAACAACTGCCGGAATCTGGCCATTTATTTCAACGCTGTTTTGCCGGAAGGCGATGCCAGAAGCCGGGAGTTTTATGCCAAGGCAATCGCTAATTTTCCCTTCGCGCTAAAGAATCATTTGCGCGACAGCAATAACACCGCCGAACTCGATATCGTAGAAGAAGGAGAACGACGTGACCTGAGCCATTTTGACCATAAACCAGCCGGAGTATCGAATCAACTCTGGGTGAAAACAGAAAACCTCTACCGCGAGGGACATATTTCCGAATCACAGCATATTAACCTAAACCAGTATTTAACGACGCTGATGGACGTGTGCGGTGTATGTGAGCGGATCAAAAGTACGCCCATTCCATTCTCCTACATGCTTTTCATCAAGCTGTTCATTATGCTTTATGTGACGCTGCTGCCCTTTACGGTCGTAACGGCTTTTGGTTATCTGACAATCCCGGCTGTTGTCCTCACGTCGTATATACTGGTTGGGCTGGAAATGATCGGCGAAGAAATTGAAGAACCTTTTGGTCTGGAGCGAAACGACCTGCCCTTGAATCAGTTAAGTCAGCTAATTCGTGTGAATGTTCACGACATTTTGCAGATTTATTTGCCGCATGTCGAGAAACAGGCGGCCAAGCCGGGTTTCACCATAGTGACCTAA
- a CDS encoding rhodanese domain-containing protein (KEGG: dvl:Dvul_0337 rhodanese domain-containing protein) gives MTTHTYTDITLPELERLRCQPDTAVVDVRDEWEFEEFNIGGLNIPLPDIRARKSELLPYSTLLVICTNGVRSRVAAKDLLRQPDLQTKSIYHLHGGIIEAVD, from the coding sequence ATGACCACACACACCTATACAGACATAACCCTTCCAGAGCTTGAAAGGCTGCGTTGCCAGCCCGATACGGCCGTTGTCGACGTGCGCGACGAGTGGGAGTTTGAAGAATTCAATATTGGCGGGCTCAATATACCCCTTCCCGACATCCGGGCCAGAAAAAGTGAGCTCCTACCCTACTCGACTCTGCTGGTCATCTGCACAAACGGCGTCCGCAGCCGGGTGGCGGCTAAAGATTTATTGCGCCAGCCCGACTTGCAGACCAAATCCATTTACCACCTTCACGGCGGCATTATTGAAGCCGTGGATTAA
- a CDS encoding pantetheine-phosphate adenylyltransferase (KEGG: pmr:PMI3165 phosphopantetheine adenylyltransferase~TIGRFAM: pantetheine-phosphate adenylyltransferase; cytidyltransferase-related domain protein~PFAM: cytidylyltransferase): MKRIALFPGSFDPFTRGHEDIVLRGLQLFDEVIIGIGRNARKERYFPLEQMTGLIEEAFRSTPAVRVISYDDLTANVARKVGARFLLRGLRNTTDFEYENGISQVNRYVYEDVETVFLITSPHLAPISSSIIRDLHRYGQDVDAFLPYQLAKLETEK, translated from the coding sequence ATGAAGCGTATTGCCCTTTTCCCCGGTTCATTCGACCCATTTACACGCGGTCACGAAGACATCGTTTTGCGAGGCTTACAGCTATTCGACGAAGTCATCATTGGTATTGGGCGAAACGCTCGTAAAGAGCGCTATTTCCCGCTGGAACAGATGACCGGGTTAATTGAGGAGGCCTTCCGCTCCACGCCTGCCGTACGGGTCATTAGCTACGATGATCTGACCGCCAATGTGGCCCGAAAAGTGGGTGCCCGGTTTCTACTGCGCGGGCTACGAAACACCACCGATTTCGAATACGAAAACGGTATCTCGCAGGTTAACCGCTACGTATACGAAGACGTTGAAACGGTATTTTTGATTACCTCTCCACACCTGGCCCCCATCAGTTCCAGCATAATCCGGGATTTACACCGGTACGGACAGGATGTCGATGCGTTTTTGCCGTATCAGTTAGCAAAGCTGGAAACAGAAAAATAA
- a CDS encoding carbohydrate kinase, YjeF related protein (TIGRFAM: carbohydrate kinase, YjeF related protein~PFAM: protein of unknown function UPF0031; YjeF- family domain protein~KEGG: ppd:Ppro_2259 carbohydrate kinase, YjeF related protein), which produces MKILNVDQIRSLDQSTIQHEPIAPINLMERAALSFVDWFADRFKSKHPIKIFCGLGNNGGDGLAIARLLLERTYPIDVYVVRYAPRESDDFMHNHRRLKLVTENIHYIESATDIPTIRHNEIVLDAILGSGLSRPTEGIVKTTIEAINRAPATVIAVDIASGLYTDQPNKPGDVIVEPDYTVSFQLPKLAFVLPKNGPFVGEWHLLDIQLHKRFIDQAPTSYYYTQPKEARLLLHKRDRFSNKGTFGHALLLVGSYGKIGAAILAARACLRSGVGLLTVQVPQCGYIPLQTIVPEAMCRPDRNEHVLSGTSQLDDVPDPTDYSTIGLGPGIGKAPETLAMMKTLLPMLKKPIVVDADALNLLSENRELLVYLPKNSILTPHPKEFERLTKKWDNDYEKLDLLREFTRKYGVVVVLKGAYSAVATPEGDIHFNSTGNPGLSTGGTGDVLTGILTALLAQGYDSVEAAVLGVFTHGLAGDVVARKRGPIGMVASDVIDALSWE; this is translated from the coding sequence ATGAAAATACTGAACGTTGATCAAATTCGTTCCCTTGACCAATCCACCATTCAACATGAACCAATAGCGCCGATTAATTTAATGGAGCGGGCCGCCCTTAGCTTTGTTGACTGGTTCGCTGATCGTTTCAAGAGTAAACACCCAATTAAGATTTTTTGCGGGCTGGGTAATAATGGCGGAGACGGGCTGGCCATTGCCCGATTACTACTGGAACGGACCTACCCGATTGATGTCTATGTTGTGCGGTATGCCCCACGCGAATCCGACGACTTTATGCACAACCATCGTCGTTTGAAACTCGTTACGGAAAATATTCATTACATCGAATCAGCCACCGATATTCCAACCATTCGACACAATGAAATTGTGCTCGATGCCATCCTGGGCTCGGGCTTATCGCGCCCTACCGAGGGCATCGTGAAAACCACAATTGAAGCCATTAACCGGGCTCCTGCTACCGTTATTGCCGTCGATATTGCCAGCGGCTTGTACACCGATCAGCCGAATAAACCCGGCGACGTCATCGTTGAACCCGACTATACGGTTTCCTTTCAGTTACCCAAGCTAGCTTTTGTTCTGCCTAAAAATGGCCCGTTCGTGGGGGAATGGCACCTTCTGGACATTCAGCTGCATAAACGTTTCATTGATCAGGCACCTACCTCGTACTATTATACCCAGCCTAAAGAAGCCCGGTTACTCCTGCACAAACGCGATCGTTTCTCCAACAAAGGTACTTTTGGCCATGCCCTGTTACTAGTTGGCAGTTATGGAAAGATCGGCGCGGCCATACTGGCTGCCCGCGCCTGTCTACGGTCGGGGGTGGGGTTGTTGACGGTTCAGGTGCCCCAATGCGGTTACATACCCCTACAAACGATCGTGCCGGAAGCCATGTGTCGCCCCGATCGAAATGAGCATGTACTTTCGGGAACCAGTCAACTGGACGATGTGCCCGATCCGACCGACTACTCAACCATTGGCCTGGGCCCTGGTATTGGCAAAGCGCCCGAAACGCTGGCGATGATGAAAACGTTACTGCCAATGTTAAAAAAGCCCATCGTTGTTGATGCCGATGCGTTGAATCTGCTTTCAGAAAACCGAGAGTTGCTGGTGTATCTCCCCAAAAACAGCATTCTGACACCTCACCCGAAAGAGTTTGAGCGACTGACTAAAAAATGGGACAATGACTACGAGAAACTGGACCTGTTGCGGGAATTCACCAGAAAGTACGGCGTAGTCGTTGTCTTGAAAGGTGCCTACTCGGCGGTAGCCACACCCGAGGGGGATATACATTTTAACTCAACGGGTAATCCGGGACTCAGCACAGGTGGCACGGGTGACGTACTGACAGGTATTCTGACCGCTCTACTGGCCCAGGGATATGACTCGGTCGAGGCTGCGGTACTGGGCGTCTTTACACACGGTCTGGCTGGCGATGTAGTGGCCCGGAAGAGGGGCCCAATCGGCATGGTTGCTTCAGACGTGATTGATGCGTTAAGTTGGGAATAA
- a CDS encoding NUDIX hydrolase (PFAM: NUDIX hydrolase~KEGG: pag:PLES_54711 putative pyrophosphatase): MTDDVDLPREEVLKLYGNRLRLRVCGLYREGDQLLMVRHRGIGPTNTFWCPPGGGAQFGEKAPVALSREFVEETGLEVEIGDLLFVNEFMLPPLHAMELFFIVTVTGGQLHQGTDPEMSIGGQIIEEVRFMTFAEIKSYPPEEVHDMFRYCNSLDEVFQLKGYLK, translated from the coding sequence TTGACCGATGATGTCGATTTGCCTCGGGAAGAAGTACTCAAATTATATGGTAACCGGCTCCGGCTTCGGGTTTGTGGGTTGTACCGTGAAGGCGATCAACTATTAATGGTTCGTCATCGGGGCATTGGACCAACCAATACCTTTTGGTGTCCGCCGGGTGGCGGAGCTCAGTTTGGCGAAAAAGCGCCGGTAGCACTGAGTCGGGAGTTTGTCGAAGAAACAGGGCTGGAAGTCGAAATAGGCGACCTGCTGTTTGTCAACGAATTCATGCTGCCCCCTCTCCACGCTATGGAACTGTTCTTTATCGTTACCGTAACGGGTGGTCAGCTGCACCAGGGAACAGACCCTGAAATGAGTATTGGCGGGCAAATTATTGAAGAAGTACGGTTCATGACGTTTGCCGAAATAAAGAGTTACCCACCCGAAGAAGTACACGACATGTTTCGTTATTGTAATTCACTCGATGAGGTGTTTCAATTGAAAGGCTATTTGAAATAA
- a CDS encoding ATP-binding region ATPase domain protein (PFAM: ATP-binding region ATPase domain protein; heat shock protein Hsp90~SMART: ATP-binding region ATPase domain protein~KEGG: pca:Pcar_1764 heat shock protein 90), producing MEAVQTEKGQISIHTENIFPIIKKFLYSDHEIFLRELVSNAVDATQKLNQLASFGEFGGELGELKVTVSLDEEAKTITISDNGIGMTADEIKKYINQIAFSGATDFLEKYKDKTDDKGQIIGHFGLGFYSAFMVAEKVDIVTKSYRDGAEAVRWTCDGSTEFELTPTERADRGTDIILHIAPDSEEFLSKSRLQGILDKYARFLPVAVEFDEKVVNNTNPIWTKSPADLTDEDYKNFYRELYPMGEEPLFWIHLNVDYPFNLTGILYFPRIKNELRFQREKIQLYSRQVFITDEVKDVVPDFLMMLHGVIDSPDIPLNVSRSFLQADSNVKKINGYITRKVADKLNELFNADRKGFEEKFDDIGLFIKYGILSDDKFWEKAKNFVLLKNTEGVFTTLDEYREKVQANQTDKSETLIMLYTSDRKQQDAYIESARRRGYDVLLMDNVIDAHFINALEQKLEKVRFQRVDADTLDKLIDKGLNNESVLSEADQTKLKEVFEQVLDNKMLHVSVEAQPTDELPVTITMPEFMRRMKDMSALSGEQSFYGNLPVTYNVVVNANHPLIGKVLAESDADAQKAVVKQVYDLALLSQNMLTGADLTAFVKRTVAGLV from the coding sequence ATGGAAGCTGTACAAACCGAGAAGGGGCAAATCTCAATCCATACCGAGAATATTTTCCCAATTATCAAAAAATTCCTCTATTCTGACCACGAGATTTTTCTGCGCGAATTAGTGTCAAATGCCGTGGATGCTACGCAGAAACTGAACCAGTTGGCTTCGTTTGGCGAATTCGGAGGTGAACTGGGCGAGTTGAAAGTGACGGTTTCGCTGGATGAGGAAGCCAAAACGATCACCATCAGTGACAACGGCATCGGTATGACTGCCGATGAAATCAAGAAATATATCAACCAGATTGCTTTTTCGGGTGCCACCGATTTTCTGGAAAAATACAAAGACAAAACGGACGACAAAGGACAGATTATCGGTCACTTTGGCCTGGGCTTCTACTCGGCCTTTATGGTTGCCGAGAAAGTAGACATCGTTACCAAATCGTACCGGGATGGCGCTGAGGCCGTTCGCTGGACCTGTGATGGCTCTACAGAGTTTGAACTGACGCCCACCGAGCGTGCCGACCGAGGTACGGACATAATTCTGCACATTGCACCCGACTCCGAAGAGTTTTTGAGCAAGAGCCGGTTGCAGGGAATTCTCGACAAGTATGCCCGGTTCCTGCCCGTTGCCGTGGAGTTCGACGAGAAAGTCGTTAACAACACGAACCCGATCTGGACCAAATCACCGGCCGATCTGACCGACGAGGATTACAAGAATTTCTATCGGGAACTGTACCCAATGGGGGAGGAGCCGCTGTTCTGGATTCACCTGAACGTGGATTACCCATTCAACCTGACGGGTATTTTGTATTTCCCGCGTATCAAAAACGAGCTGCGGTTCCAGCGCGAGAAAATTCAACTCTACAGCCGTCAGGTATTTATTACCGATGAGGTGAAGGACGTAGTGCCCGATTTCCTGATGATGCTGCATGGCGTTATTGACTCGCCCGATATTCCGCTCAATGTATCGAGGAGTTTCCTGCAAGCCGATAGCAATGTTAAAAAGATCAATGGCTATATCACCCGGAAAGTCGCCGATAAGCTGAACGAGCTGTTCAACGCAGACCGCAAAGGCTTTGAAGAGAAGTTCGACGATATCGGCCTGTTCATCAAATACGGTATCCTGAGCGACGATAAGTTCTGGGAGAAAGCCAAAAATTTTGTGTTGCTGAAGAATACCGAAGGCGTATTTACAACCCTGGATGAGTACCGTGAGAAAGTACAGGCTAACCAGACCGATAAGAGTGAGACCCTGATCATGCTGTACACCTCCGACCGTAAGCAACAGGATGCTTACATTGAGTCGGCTCGGCGACGGGGCTACGATGTATTGCTGATGGACAACGTTATTGACGCTCACTTCATCAATGCCCTGGAGCAGAAGCTTGAGAAAGTGCGCTTCCAGCGTGTTGACGCCGATACACTCGATAAATTAATCGACAAAGGGCTGAATAACGAAAGCGTTCTGTCGGAGGCCGACCAAACTAAACTGAAAGAGGTATTTGAGCAGGTGCTGGACAACAAGATGCTGCATGTGAGTGTAGAAGCTCAGCCAACGGATGAACTGCCCGTTACGATTACCATGCCTGAGTTCATGCGCCGGATGAAAGATATGTCGGCTCTTTCGGGTGAGCAGTCGTTCTACGGGAATCTGCCCGTTACGTACAACGTCGTTGTCAACGCGAACCACCCGCTGATTGGCAAGGTACTGGCAGAATCGGATGCCGATGCACAAAAAGCAGTGGTGAAGCAGGTGTATGATCTGGCGTTGCTTTCGCAGAACATGCTCACCGGTGCCGACTTAACCGCCTTTGTGAAACGGACGGTAGCCGGATTGGTATAA
- a CDS encoding diaminopimelate epimerase (KEGG: sat:SYN_00169 diaminopimelate epimerase~TIGRFAM: diaminopimelate epimerase~PFAM: diaminopimelate epimerase): MDFFKYQGTGNDFILIDDRARTFPAADQAFIEHLCHRRFGIGADGLILLQNDPEYDFRMVYFNADGAEGSMCGNGGRCIVRFAHDLGLFDSETRFLAVDGEHLAMVSDESISLKMTDVTGIEDRQGLTFLNTGSPHVVRFVDDLESFDVVAEGRSIRYSEPFQPGGTNVNFAQVVDENTVFVRTYERGVEDETYSCGTGVTAVALVAHQQLGMPAPVFIRTLGGNLRVSFNPQPNGGFDSIYLIGPAKRVFAGTITV, encoded by the coding sequence ATGGACTTCTTTAAATACCAGGGTACCGGCAATGATTTTATCCTGATCGACGACCGGGCCAGAACTTTTCCCGCAGCCGATCAGGCGTTTATCGAGCACCTGTGCCACCGGCGCTTCGGCATCGGAGCCGATGGGCTGATTCTCCTCCAGAATGACCCGGAGTACGATTTCAGGATGGTTTATTTTAATGCCGACGGCGCTGAAGGCAGCATGTGTGGCAATGGTGGCCGGTGCATTGTCCGGTTTGCCCACGACTTAGGCCTGTTCGACAGCGAAACCCGTTTTCTGGCCGTAGATGGCGAACATCTGGCGATGGTTTCCGACGAAAGTATCTCGTTAAAAATGACAGATGTCACCGGCATTGAAGATCGCCAGGGGCTGACCTTTCTAAATACGGGTTCGCCCCATGTCGTACGTTTTGTTGATGACCTGGAATCGTTTGATGTCGTAGCTGAAGGGCGGTCCATTCGCTATAGCGAGCCATTTCAGCCGGGTGGGACAAACGTGAACTTTGCCCAGGTAGTTGATGAAAACACGGTGTTTGTCAGAACCTATGAACGGGGGGTAGAAGATGAAACGTACTCGTGCGGTACTGGGGTAACGGCTGTCGCGCTGGTTGCTCATCAGCAGCTAGGCATGCCCGCCCCCGTTTTTATCCGTACCCTTGGCGGCAACCTTCGCGTATCATTCAATCCTCAGCCCAACGGCGGCTTTGATTCCATTTACCTTATAGGACCAGCAAAGCGGGTTTTTGCCGGAACCATAACTGTTTAG